Part of the Gammaproteobacteria bacterium genome, ACAAGTGCATACTAGCTTGGTAACTATTTTTCTTAAAGAGTTAAAGGCTGGTCAACAACTTCAGGCATCTAATCTTATAAAAGTGGGACAAGTAGGGCGATGGGCTAAGACTCCTATGCAAGAAGAATCCCAAATTAAAGAAAAAATCGTTATAAAAGATCAATCTGAAAGCAAACCGCTTAAGGATATTACTAATTTGCTTTATAAAACCATGTTAGAAGGTTAACATAACTGGTTATATTGGGTGTATGGAATTTTTTGCGTGTTTTAATGTTTGGCATAGGATTTTTAACTCGGTGTAGCAGATGTTGCATATGATGTAGTATCTGCTTATGATAAAAATTAGGTGAAATATAAATTTGAGGATTCATGCTCAAATTAACAAATAATGCTAATAACGAACAATACAGTAATATTTCTATTGACTTAAAACCTTAAATTTCATGAAAGGGTAATGTTTAAACAGCTATCTTAAGACAAGCCGCCAATAGGCTTCCCATAAAATATAAAGCACTGCCGATAATCAGTGTAATATGCATCCCAGTCATAAAATGTGTTGAACTGGCGATGATAGTTCCAAATAAAGCAACACCCAATAGGCTACCTAATTGTCGACTGGCATTAAACGTACCTGAGGCAATGCCAGCACGATTTTCTGGTGCAACTTGAATGGCGGTGATGGTAGCTGCCGGCATGGTGAAAGCTGTGCCAAAGCCGATGGCGGCTAAAGGTAATATTAGCCAATAATAAGCGGTATTTTTATCTGTTATCAGCAAAGCAGCAAAACCAAGCGCACCGATGATTAACCCAATGAGCATAGGAAGCTTGCTGCCTTCGGTGCTGATAACTTTTCCAGATACATATGATGCTACGGTTACAATTCCAGTTAGAGGCAGTATTGCCAGCCCTATTTGTAATACCGAATAGGTTTTCATTTGATGAAAATACAATGGCAAAGTAAAAAGTTCTCCGTATAAACCAAAATTGATAATCATGCCTATCACGATAGCAATGGAAAACTCAGTTGATTTAAACAAACCCAAAGGCAGCATAGGAAATTTTGTGTGGTATTCAATCCATAAAAAAGCGTTAAACGTGATAAAAAAGATTAAAAATCCAATTAGTACGATACTGGATGACCAACCCAAGTTTCCAGTTTCGATTAAACTGAAAGATAAAGCAGCGATGCTAATGATGCCGGTGATTTGACCTTTGAAATCAAATTTTGTCTGAATTGGGCTTGGATTATGTGGGGGATGGACAATATATTTTGCCGTCAAAAGAATCGCCAGCAATCCAATCGGTACATTCACCCAAAAAACTGCCCGCCAACCAAAACTCGCTGTGAGAATCCCACCTAAAATCGGTCCTGAAGCAGCGGCAATGCCGCCCATGCTTCCCCAAATGCCAATGGCTTTGGCTCTGGCTTTTTTATCAGGATATAACCCGTTGATTAATGCCAACGATGTAGGCACGAGAAATGCGCCAGCGATGCCTTGCAGCAAACGGAAAGCAGTTAATGACCAGAAAGCATTGGCAAGTGCGCAGCCTATTGAGGTTAATACAAATAATAGTAAACCGCATTGAAAAGCTTTTTTTGCGCCGAGTCGATCTGCCAGGCTACCTGCTGATAATAGTAAGCAGGCGAAGGTTAAGGTGTAACCGTCGACTACCCATTGCAGCCAGGAAACATTGCCACCCAGGCTGCTTTGCATGATGGGTAAGGAGACATTGACGATAGTGACATCAATAATCACCATGAAAAAACCTAAGCATAGGGCTAGTAAGGGCATTTTTTCCTCATTTGTCTAATTTGCTTCTTTCTTGATAGGAGTGGTGATATTTTTCTTGGTGCATTATATGTGCTTCTTTTTTGGACATATATAGTATAATTATCAACAATTGTTTCGTTTAGGTTAACACCTATGTCCGATTTACATCGCTTTGAACTATTTATTTATGTAGCCCAAGCAACCAGCCTAACTGCTGCAGCTGACGCTTTAGGTATCACCAAAGCCTCTCTAAGCAAACAAATTAAGCGTTTAGAATCAGACTACCAAGTCGATTTATTTGCTCGCCAAGGGCAACGTCTGCATTTAACTGAGCAGGGAAGGTTACTATTATCTCAGTGTTTACGGCTTAAAAAAGAATTAGAAGATACACGTGCTATTTGTCGACAATTTAATGAGGAGCCAGAAGGTGATCTACATGTCGTTGTATTTGACTTTTTTGCTAGGCAGTTGATTTACCCCAAAATAAAATCTTTCCTTGAGACTTATCCTAAAATAAAACTGGTGATTGATACCCATGAGAGAATGCCAGATTTTAATCGCGAGCAAGTCGACTTGGCGGTAGGGTTTTCCTTAACTGCGCCAGCTGAAATTATACAAAGAAGAATGGCATCGACGCGCTATGTTTTA contains:
- a CDS encoding MFS transporter, whose protein sequence is MPLLALCLGFFMVIIDVTIVNVSLPIMQSSLGGNVSWLQWVVDGYTLTFACLLLSAGSLADRLGAKKAFQCGLLLFVLTSIGCALANAFWSLTAFRLLQGIAGAFLVPTSLALINGLYPDKKARAKAIGIWGSMGGIAAASGPILGGILTASFGWRAVFWVNVPIGLLAILLTAKYIVHPPHNPSPIQTKFDFKGQITGIISIAALSFSLIETGNLGWSSSIVLIGFLIFFITFNAFLWIEYHTKFPMLPLGLFKSTEFSIAIVIGMIINFGLYGELFTLPLYFHQMKTYSVLQIGLAILPLTGIVTVASYVSGKVISTEGSKLPMLIGLIIGALGFAALLITDKNTAYYWLILPLAAIGFGTAFTMPAATITAIQVAPENRAGIASGTFNASRQLGSLLGVALFGTIIASSTHFMTGMHITLIIGSALYFMGSLLAACLKIAV
- a CDS encoding LysR substrate-binding domain-containing protein, encoding MSDLHRFELFIYVAQATSLTAAADALGITKASLSKQIKRLESDYQVDLFARQGQRLHLTEQGRLLLSQCLRLKKELEDTRAICRQFNEEPEGDLHVVVFDFFARQLIYPKIKSFLETYPKIKLVIDTHERMPDFNREQVDLAVGFSLTAPAEIIQRRMASTRYVLCASKQYFAENGMPHTLEDLSRHHYIEHKVRSAQPLKLNAGYKIILQPYLLLNSVSAMIECAKEGLGLVQLPLYLLEKILAQGELIEVLAEYQATGASVYYYYPKYRYVQAKVRKFIDFFLEDAIN